In Fragaria vesca subsp. vesca linkage group LG5, FraVesHawaii_1.0, whole genome shotgun sequence, the genomic stretch AAACCAGGCCACCATTATCATCGTCACCATGGATTGGATTGTTCATATGCTGGTGTTCCTCTCTCGAAGAAAAGAAGCTTTGGTAGCTGGTGCATATATAGTTGGTATAGATTTACAGAGTCAACTTTATTGTTTTAAATAAAAGCATGAAGTTTATGACTTTCCTAAAATTTGCTTACTGGATCTAGATGAAGAACTCCTTCAGATCGACTCTATGTAATATGAACAATATTCAAACCAAAATTTTGACACTTCTTTTTTATGTTTTATGTTTTTGATTTAGTTCTACGTATGATGTATGATGACTGGCGACAACAAATTAATGAGAATTATTAACAGAACTACACAACTCTACACAAGTGTAATAACATGGTGTTTGATTTGAGAGAAATCTTACAGGAGATCCAATCTTATACAGATCAATAGGATGACATACATGAGGTATTATTCGTATGATATATTTACAAAACAATTATCTTTCATTCTCAATGGATTGTTGTAGTGGTAAGTGTGCTTTCTAAGAATATTTCTTGATACGATGTGATAGGTGACGGCAAAAACCGCTTGTGATTCATGCATTAATTGTGCGAAAGACACAAATTAACTTTTAGGTTAATCTATACCTAAATCCGCTTTTAAACAAAGTGATAGAAGACCGCGAGAGTCACATCCTTTGGGACTCATCCATGTTGTGACGAAAGCTACTAATTGTATGCTATATTTGGATGAAAATGACTAACATTGGACATAACGAATTCTAATTTTTTTTTTTTTGGCTAAATATGGATCCAAAATGACTGACATAGAAGTGATAGAACATTAGAGAAAATTATTGTTTCAAATGAGGACGGGACATGTGGTTATATTGTCACATCAGAAGGCAGTGAGTAGTCTTAACAGGTTGGTTGAACGCTGTAGGAAGTAGGAAGCATAAGGACATTAGTTCGAACACATCACACAACCAAAATTGATTTAGTTAATTACTAACCCTGTAGATGAATTTTGAGAGCATCACACTCGTAGCTCATAGCTGTTCATAGTTTCATACACAAGACTCCAATATCCTGTAGGCTTTACATGATCGGCATCAAGTTCAGGTTGTATATAAAACTTTGTTCGAAAATGATATACATGTCGGCAGCAACATTTACAGACTCTCCACTCAAATATACTCCTACAAAAGGAAGACAGCATCTGTACAAACAGAAAATATCAAAATTGCACCCCCACAATAAGAATCATCTATCCTGTGCTGTATGTATATTACTTGTTTGTGCGAATCCCAAATGTAGGTTCCTAAATGATTTACATTTCAGTATCAACTATCAAGAATTATTGACTATACTTCTAGAACAATGCAGATTTAACTTGTATAATGGAAGCATATAGGGTCATCTGTATATGGTATAAAGGGCAATGATCAGAAAATTGTAATGGAACATCAGAGCTTTGTCTGAGAAGCTATGGAGACTCGGTGCATGTCGTCTTTCCTGCAATGGATGAGCAAATGAAATTTGTATTAGAAGTTGGTCATTAAACATCAAATATACTACACTATACCGAGTGCAAGCAATAGAAAATATCAATAAGCTAAGTTTTTTTTTTCTTCTATAATTGATAAGCAGATCAAGAGATGGCGGCTTTTCTCTGTATCCTTAAGTTTAACGACTTAAAATTAAAAGAAGAAAATAACAGAAAAGGGAAAGGGCGACAAAGACACATATCCCCTTCGATGCATCTGACAAGACCCATATGCCACCAGCATTGCAGTCTGCTAATAAAAATAAAAAGACCATGGGAGTTTGGAGCTATTTGTCACAAGCTAAACAGTTAAGCGGCCAATTGCATTATTAAAGGCAATACCTTCAGTAAGAATTTTCATTTTAGCATCCACCCCCCGCATCCCAGAAAGTATTCATCCATGTTTCAGTTCAAAGAACTTGGGATTGCAGGCACAGTCCTGTTTGAAGTCCATAATGTTAGCATCTTCCCTTCTTAGACCTGCATCTTAGTCACAACTCTTGGTCCAATCAGCTCCACAATCAAACTAAAACTATTTTCAGAAGTTAACATCCTCTACAGCACTTGATAAATATATACTAGGATTCTGGGATTTGAAACTATTTTCAGAAGTTAACATCCTCTACAGCACTTGATAAATATATACTAGGATTCTGGGATTTGAATCTGGTTCAACCTGCTTAACCAGATGGAATGCAGAATCATATGGAATAAATCATATCTGATTGGACTTCGATTCCAAAGAAAATGTCTTTTCACCATTTTCACATTAGTTTGCATAGCCATGTATCTTCTCATGGGAATAGCCAACAAAATCTCACGTAACTTGGGGATATCCTTCTCGGCCACATTAACAGAAAATTTACTCCAGTCTAGCACGTCGCTCAACGGAGGGGGAAAATTGTCTGCAATTATCACTGGGACACACTCATAGTATATGGATTCAATGATCCTAGGGCTGTTCACTTCATACCCCATTGGGCAAATACAAAACTTACTTGACTTCATATGGTGGATATATGACATCTTTCGGGAGATTCTAGAGGGCAGAGGCCCATAGATTTTCATGTCCTCATGTTTGTCCCGCCAGTACTTGAGAAGTCTCGGGCGGACTCTGCCATGCATGTATCCTGCAAAGAAGGCAAGGAGAGGGCGCTGTGACACTCTTAATCCACCAATATTTCTAAGAGGAACCCTGGGGTTCTTAATAGTAGTTTCTGGCAGTGAAACATCCTTCCCAGCAACAAAAACCCCTTCTGAAGTGTCAGCATTGCACAGAGCTTTTATTGTATTGTTGGCCAGTTCCTCGTGTTGAGTGAGTGTGTAAGGGCCCTGCAGAAGGTCAGAACAGGAGAATTTTCAGTTAAGTGTAACAACTGCATGAACTTGTATATGTTGATCTTCATGAGAAACAGCTATAAGCTGAATAGTATTTAATTTCAAAATCATTCTCAAATAACAAACAGATGTTCCAATCAGACTATGAAGTGATAATTTCAAGGAACAAATGCAATAAAAGACACAAAAAGTAAATTGTATTTTAACTTCCTAGACCAATTACATCAATCCACACAAAATTGTCAAAGACATACAAAACAGTACAACAGACCATCAGGAATTTGGTACTCTTCAATCTTCAAGGGACTGTAACAAGGAACTAACAAGGATCAAGGACTACTAACCCAGTCATGACAAGCAACAAGAAAATGATCTGACCCAGATGTGCGATTCCAGAAAGGATACTTCCCCGCAATCATGTTCACATAGTCTCTGAGGAATATTGCCAGTGGTTTAATTTGATGTGAACCAGGTACATAAAGCTTCAACTCCAATTGGCGCATGCTGTAAGGAAGATAAAATAAGTGGGCCTTTTCTGGGTCTCTTGTGACAAATTGCTTGTTACTCTCCATGAACCTCATGAACCACCCTTCAGAAGCATAAATTCCATTGAGATGAGGTACATGAAATATAGGCTTTGACCCTTCCCGGTAAATGTAAACTTTAAGTATCAATTCCATCAGCTCATAGCTCCTGAAAATTAGGAACATTAATGGTTCAGCAAAGCATGTTTCAGTTTTCATAAGAAAAAGGAAGTCCGGTGAACCCAATAATTGAGACATGCTGGTGACTATTCAGATATCTAGAAATAGAAGTGAACACAGTCATTGAGAGACAGTATTAGGGGAAAAAAGATAATAAAAAGG encodes the following:
- the LOC101296570 gene encoding probable glycosyltransferase At5g03795-like; protein product: MKKLFQSLAVILMKEFFRLCAGLRIDWKRVIFVGALMTTAGVILQMFLLTDLLDMWPLSLPIAHVSDESLSSIRSLNQTFSEERVKRLQLISTDVPIIPANSSLKLNISVPAMPDIGPVPKGRSRRRNKGGSVDNMPKVLPPPDPPSIHVPYRLQKFIWSLKPNEALVYAKKEIDHAPEVVDDPDLYAPVFRNMSVFKRSYELMELILKVYIYREGSKPIFHVPHLNGIYASEGWFMRFMESNKQFVTRDPEKAHLFYLPYSMRQLELKLYVPGSHQIKPLAIFLRDYVNMIAGKYPFWNRTSGSDHFLVACHDWGPYTLTQHEELANNTIKALCNADTSEGVFVAGKDVSLPETTIKNPRVPLRNIGGLRVSQRPLLAFFAGYMHGRVRPRLLKYWRDKHEDMKIYGPLPSRISRKMSYIHHMKSSKFCICPMGYEVNSPRIIESIYYECVPVIIADNFPPPLSDVLDWSKFSVNVAEKDIPKLREILLAIPMRRYMAMQTNVKMVKRHFLWNRSPIRYDLFHMILHSIWLSRLNQIQIPES